CACCTCGATCTCGGACAGACCGGTGATCCCCGGGTAGGGGCTCCGATCCGGGTCGATCGTGACGGTCAGCGACACGACGCCCTGGAGGGTCTCCGCGTGCGTGTAGATCGTGGGAGACGTCGGGGCGTTCGAGGTGCTGGCAACGCTCGGCACATCGACCGTCGAGCCGTCCTCGAGGGTGAACGCAAGCCGGTACGACTGGTTCACGTGACGGCCATCGCCCCACTGCGCCAACCGGACCTCGTTCAGCGCGATCGGCGTCTCCCAGGCGAGGGTGACGGTCGGAGCCGACGTGCTCTCCCCCACCCACTGCTTGCGGACGTCGCCGTCGATCAGCTGCGCCGGCGGATTCGCGGCCAGGGCCGTCGAGGCCGTCGCCGTCGCCGACGACGCCAGGTTCACGACCGCGGGCACCTCGCACCCGTAGATCTCGTCCACGACAGCAGTGTCGACCGGCCCGGACACGAGCCACGAATTGATGAACGGTGCGTTCCCACCGACCTGCTGGGCCTGAGCTGGCCCCGCAGATGCACCGACGGCCAGCGCCGTCGTGATCAGCGCCGAAGCGCTGAGTATCGCGATCGGTTTCGTTCGCCTGTCTTGCATGAGTACTCCATTTCTGTGTTCTCGGTTTCTGTGTTCTCGGTTCATCGGTGAACCGACGATCTGGGAATGCCTCCGTGTCGGGAACGCAGAGGTACTGCAGGGGTGGGTATCGAGGTGCGGGGTCGGTCAGCCTTCCGGTGCGGCGGTGTGCTCCGCGAACTTCAGGCGGATGACGAAGACCATGGCCGTCGAAGTGAGCGCGATCCCGACGGTCTGGATGATTCCGGGAGGGTCCGCGATGCCGAGCACGGCGGAGGCGATCCCGACCAACGGTGGGACTGCCAGTCCCAGCACTGCGGCGTATGCGGGGCCTGCACTCAGCAGGATCCGGTGCTGCACGAGATAGGCGGGCACGTAGATCACGATTCCGAGCAAGGCCAGGATCACGATGCTCGACAGGTCCACGTTCCGGCCGGTCGACACCTCGAGGCCGGCCCAGAGCACGAGCGGGATGCTCCCGAGCGCGAAGATCGGGAGGATGCGCGGAGTCAGGGGGCCCTCGTGGTGACGATTGACATGCGCGAAGGAGAGGCTGTAGATCACCATCGAGAACATGGCGGCAATCGCCGCAAGCACTCCGAGGACGGTGTCCGAACCGGCGGTTCCACCGAGTCGCGGAACGACGAAGAGTGCGGCGCCGGCGATGGCAGCGCCCGTGGCGACCAGGGTCGGCACGCTCGCACGTGCCCGCGCAAGCCTGGTCTCGAGAATCAGCACGACCGCAGGCGAGAGCGACAACACCAGGCTCGGCAGCGTCGGCCCGGCGAGGTTGATCGCAACCGTCGACAACATCGTGTAGCCGGCGACCCCTGTCCCAGCGAGAACGACGAGCTGCCACGCGGTGTAACGACCAGGGCGAGCAACCGCGCCCTGGTCGTCCGGGTGCGCCGACGTCCTGTTCCGCGACATGAGCAGCAGGAGCAAC
The DNA window shown above is from Agromyces cerinus and carries:
- a CDS encoding DMT family transporter, which codes for MFAAFGLLLLLLMSRNRTSAHPDDQGAVARPGRYTAWQLVVLAGTGVAGYTMLSTVAINLAGPTLPSLVLSLSPAVVLILETRLARARASVPTLVATGAAIAGAALFVVPRLGGTAGSDTVLGVLAAIAAMFSMVIYSLSFAHVNRHHEGPLTPRILPIFALGSIPLVLWAGLEVSTGRNVDLSSIVILALLGIVIYVPAYLVQHRILLSAGPAYAAVLGLAVPPLVGIASAVLGIADPPGIIQTVGIALTSTAMVFVIRLKFAEHTAAPEG